A single window of Desulfovibrio sp. G11 DNA harbors:
- the gcvH gene encoding glycine cleavage system protein GcvH, whose product MNFPTDRIYHADHLWAQEQADGSWLIGITDYAQDQLGSVIFVDMPEQGTQFEQGQSCASIESVKVTSEAIMPISGTVRAINDALAETPELLNTAPYGEGWLIRVTALPYDAAACMNSDAYAAVIGA is encoded by the coding sequence ATGAATTTTCCCACTGACAGAATTTACCACGCCGACCACCTCTGGGCTCAGGAACAGGCGGACGGCTCCTGGCTGATCGGCATTACCGACTATGCTCAGGATCAGCTCGGCAGCGTCATCTTTGTGGACATGCCGGAACAGGGAACCCAATTTGAACAGGGCCAATCCTGCGCGTCCATTGAGTCAGTAAAAGTGACCAGCGAGGCGATCATGCCCATTTCCGGCACAGTGCGCGCCATCAACGATGCCCTTGCTGAGACGCCTGAGCTGCTTAATACCGCCCCCTACGGCGAAGGATGGCTCATACGCGTCACGGCCTTGCCCTACGATGCGGCAGCCTGCATGAACAGTGACGCTTATGCGGCCGTGATCGGCGCATAA